Proteins from a genomic interval of Zingiber officinale cultivar Zhangliang chromosome 1B, Zo_v1.1, whole genome shotgun sequence:
- the LOC122050346 gene encoding protein trichome birefringence-like 28: MRSPRRRNSVLGHKSLSMKHHHQPRRSGRNPFFAFLFTVFLLLFFVYSDDIVDSVSGFFLAGRGDSARHQVLAAKPRHESHVPGRIDSLEEEPDDEEEQETVSEEEKETVTVDVPRSVEPPPRSTPQVPRGGRGQSKAEAKPQRAALNVPETCDLFDGEWVYDDVAYPIYKEHECGFMTEQVTCMRNGRRDDTYQKWRWQPRACDLPRFDAKVFMERLRGKRLMFVGDSLNRNQWESMVCLVQSIIPWNKKSLTKIGSLNVFRAEEYNASVEFYWAPFLVESNADDPRIHSIPDRIITNSIEKHGKQWKGVDYLIFNTYIWWMNTPKMKVLRRKFGRGSTNHTTVERTTAYRRVLKIWAKWVHRNLNPKKTMVFFMSISPNHMRSLDWDNPEGIKCALETLPVTNLSHPLEIGTDWRLFAVEESVLRSMRFPVSFIKITALSEFRKDAHTSVHTLRQGKLLTPEQQADPATFADCLHWCLPGLPDTWNEFIYARIASRPWPKLHALTS, encoded by the exons ATGCGCTCGCCTCGCCGGAGGAATTCCGTTCTCGGCCACAAATCGCTCTCCATGAAGCACCACCACCAGCCGCGCAGGAGTGGGAGGAACCCCTTCTTCGCCTTCCTCTTCAccgtcttcctcctcctcttcttcgtcTACAGCGACGATATCGTCGATTCCGTCTCCGGATTTTTCCTAGCCGGTCGCGGAGACTCGGCGCGGCACCAGGTTCTCGCCGCGAAGCCGAGGCACGAAAGCCATGTCCCCGGCCGCATCGACAGCCTTGAGGAGGAGCCCGATGACGAGGAGGAGCAGGAGACGGTGagcgaggaagagaaggagacgGTGACAGTGGACGTGCCGCGATCGGTCGAGCCGCCGCCTCGGTCGACGCCCCAGGTTCCCCGAGGGGGGAGGGGACAGAGCAAGGCGGAGGCGAAGCCCCAGAGAGCGGCGTTGAACGTGCCGGAGACCTGCGACCTGTTCGACGGCGAGTGGGTGTACGACGACGTGGCGTACCCGATCTACAAGGAGCACGAGTGCGGGTTCATGACCGAACAGGTCACGTGCATGCGGAACGGCCGCCGCGACGACACCTACCAGAAGTGGCGGTGGCAGCCCCGTGCTTGCGACTTGCCGAG GTTTGATGCGAAGGTGTTCATGGAGAGGCTTCGGGGGAAGCGCCTCATGTTCGTCGGGGACTCCTTGAACAGGAACCAGTGGGAGTCCATGGTGTGCTTGGTCCAATCCATCATCCCATGGAACAAGAAGTCTCTCACAAAAATCGGATCGCTCAACGTATTCAGAGCCGAG GAGTACAATGCTTCGGTGGAGTTCTACTGGGCGCCATTCCTGGTGGAATCGAACGCTGATGACCCAAGAATTCACAGTATCCCTGACCGAATCATCACCAACTCCATAGAAAAGCATGGAAAGCAGTGGAAGGGAGTGGATTACTTGATCTTTAACACCTACATCTGGTGGATGAACACGCCCAAAATGAAAGTCCT GAGGAGAAAGTTTGGCCGAGGATCAACGAACCACACGACCGTCGAGAGGACTACGGCTTACAGGAGAGTCCTCAAGATATGGGCAAAATGGGTGCACAGGAATTTGAATCCCAAGAAGACAATGGTTTTCTTCATGAGCATATCCCCCAATCACATGAG GAGCTTGGACTGGGACAATCCGGAGGGGATCAAGTGCGCGCTGGAGACGCTGCCGGTGACGAACCTGTCGCACCCGCTGGAGATCGGCACCGACTGGCGGCTGTTCGCGGTCGAGGAGAGCGTCCTCCGCTCCATGCGCTTCCCCGTCTCCTTCATCAAGATCACCGCGCTGTCGGAGTTCCGCAAGGACGCCCACACCTCCGTCCACACCCTCCGCCAGGGGAAGCTGCTGACTCCGGAGCAGCAGGCCGACCCCGCCACCTTCGCCGACTGCCTCCACTGGTGCCTCCCCGGCCTCCCCGACACCTGGAACGAATTCATCTACGCCCGCATCGCCTCACGACCATGGCCAAAGCTGCATGCGCTCACCTCATGA